From Populus trichocarpa isolate Nisqually-1 chromosome 19, P.trichocarpa_v4.1, whole genome shotgun sequence, a single genomic window includes:
- the LOC7453583 gene encoding protein RGF1 INDUCIBLE TRANSCRIPTION FACTOR 1, whose protein sequence is MIINDQETTVREIKPNIRRIMGGGGPDDDVDDHKEDIKWPPWLHPLLETSFFVQCKLHADAHKSECNMYCLDCMNGALCSVCLSLHSDHRAIQIRRSSYHDVIRVSEIQKYLDITGVQTYIINSARIVFLNERPQPRPGKGVTNTCHVCERSLLDSFSFCSLGCKIVGTSKNFRKKKRYKEMDGSDTDESMKGIGHGGARSKVQSFTPSTPPPSAMNNYRTAKRRKGVPHRSPMGGYIIEY, encoded by the exons ATGATCATCAATGATCAAGAAACCACTGTGAGAGAAATCAAACCCAACATCAGAAGAATCAtg gGAGGTGGTGGTCctgatgatgatgttgatgatCATAAGGAAGATATCAAGTGGCCACCATGGCTGCATCCACTTCTTGAAACAAGCTTCTTTGTTCAATGCAAGCTTCATGCTGATGCTCATAAGAGCGAATGCAATATGTACTGCTTGGATTGCATGAACGGTGCCCTTTGTTCTGTTTGTCTTTCACTCCACAGTGACCATAGAGCTATTCAG ATAAGGAGGTCATCATACCATGATGTGATTAGGGTGTCTGAAATTCAGAAATACTTGGACATAACAGGAGTCCAGACATACATTATCAACAGTGCTAGAATTGTGTTCTTGAATGAGAGGCCTCAGCCTAGGCCTGGTAAAGGTGTTACCAACACTTGCCATGTCTGTGAGCGTAGCCTCCTGGATTCCTTCAGTTTTTGCTCTCTTGGTTGCAAG ATTGTTGGAACATCAAAGAATtttaggaagaagaaaaggtacAAGGAGATGGATGGTTCAGACACTGACGAATCAATGAAAGGCATTGGCCATGGAGGTGCTAGAAGCAAAGTACAAAGCTTTACACCATCAACCCCACCTCCAAGTGCTATGAATAATTATAGGACTGCCAAGAGGAGGAAGGGGGTTCCACACAGATCTCCAATGGGAGGATATATCATAGAATACTAG